A portion of the Toxoplasma gondii ME49 chromosome VIIb, whole genome shotgun sequence genome contains these proteins:
- a CDS encoding metal cation transporter, ZIP family protein (encoded by transcript TGME49_260300~Predicted trans-membrane domain (TMHMM2.0):950-973:1042-1062) — translation MSFTGGVLLSVGLLHLLPSSQRQIASELSRQKRQAARRRGDKETGVSPRAESRFRVGPPPVSAGQERSADDDGREPQGGETSFPRESGEQKTHGDRDEGDKHAPDAGETTGKAFPYASVCCLLGVLLVMVLEALAEGEHSHEVHSHSHTHEQVRTHLHTEKAELEAEEEDAASRTGTYEPPALTAETPETKRGKPASLCEGADGEAAVSCHLHSQESNRERKAESQRETNSSVCRREKPGEKHGEKLGEKPGEGHPDRTSVSSCCASSCSASSHESLSSSASLCSCFMPAEGDRDTVESFLHPPAAGLPECVVPPPASAPPAFPLSHPCLSQSPPESEAASLCRGPPATSRALGNFFRRSNSCRESRRAATQTTRQRWLNKPSRLRRMYTAGCAVTAAAELSCAASSPCWCEVEKDGEERLAFPCRRELAAESEEVFLPSNQYEDDGAGFAATEDACSCGDKPKKRRGGDGERDAGEARWCCDGDFGPEDGSRSEETGGTRFRQASCCSQACAFAGTSCCSQLWRLDGSRSTSLSQRRVCRSAGESFDLEEGRSGSRRDGDVGEGERRRDCGEDAPHSASCSASAEDAKNSRDSRGSGDSCAFHGHWTQHSRQSGGPAVEYSRSADHLVMTRESGTSRFGCLDTHVHAPWRDACCRKKLANAKERSREDSPRGAAFLAAASSPSLFGSDDGTVWRASETRRHRFLKSACERATSPLSLATPLLADATPPALLSSSRLPHCECGLLSPRSDARTYAARGFGESAQRHTHRWKAANNAKRSDGCRPLRLSACAKDADTLCRQGTERVGAAGLTNVGDSDRTNRRGGRMRSRCIYTVRNRCRKLCNRRHRVASSCGRCSSGNEGTRLLPPYGSSNTSATLADELRHEGDKTGAKELLVSGVLMLALSFHSLMEGVTLSTAPRPQLVAFAVLVHKGLESFALGSSLMQAQTHSKTFVWQMLLFALMTPAGVLLGIATTWLTHAGRESAAGTESSVSPSHSLLPGSLASFLPLLPGLLTGVGSGTFLHVSLLECIAPQLMRCRAEGKASLLSVIAAVCLGATLMVFLA, via the exons ATGTCTTTCACGGGGGGAGTGCTGCTCTCTGTGGGTCTCCTCCaccttctgccttcttcccaGAGACAAATCGCGAGCGAACTGTCTCGACAGAAGCGGCAGGCGGCGAGGCGCAGGGGCgacaaggagacaggtgTCTCTCCCCGCGCCGAATCGCGGTTCCGTGTGGGGCCGCCGCCCGTCTCGGCTGgccaggagagaagcgcagacgacgacggacgagagccgcagggaggagagacgagcttccccagagagagtggagagcaGAAAACACACGGAGATCGcgacgagggagacaagCACGCACCGGATGCGGGCGAGACGACGGGGAAGGCCTTTCCGTATGCTTCGGTCTGCTGCCTCCTCGGCGTCTTGCTCGTCATGGTCCTCGAGGCGCTAGCCGAGGGGGAACACTCCCATGAGGTCCACAGTCACAGCCACACGCATGAGCAGGTGCGAACGCATCTTcacacagagaaggcagaactcgaagccgaagaggaagatgcgGCGAGCAGGACAGGCACCTACGAGCCGCCAGCGTTGACAGCGGAGACcccggagacgaagaggggcAAGCCGGCTTCGCTCTGTGAAggcgcagacggcgaagcgGCGGTCAGCTGCCATTTGCACAGTCAGgagagcaacagagagagaaaggcagagagccagcgagagacaaacagcTCGGTCTGTCGTCGAGAGAAGCCTGGAGAGAAGCATGGAGAGAAGCTTGGAGAGAAGCCTGGAGAGGGACACCCAGACCGGACCTCGGTGTCGTCGTGCTGTGCGTCCTCGTGCTCGGCCTCGTCTCACgagtcgctctcttcttccgcgtctctgtgttcgTGTTTCATGccagcagaaggagacagagacaccgtTGAGAGTTTTCTCCACCCGCCTGCAGCCGGCCTGCCAGAGTGCGTGGTGCCGCCCCCTGCCTCTGCGCCTCCCGCGTTTCCACTCTCGCATCCTTGCCTGTCCCAGTCTCCACCGGAGTCCGAGGCCGCGTCGCTTTGTCGCGGACCTCCCGCGACAAGTCGAGCTCTCGGAAACTTCTTCCGGCGCTCAaacagctgcagagaaagccgcCGCGCCGCGACCCAGACGACCCGCCAGCGCTGGCTGAACAAACCGTCGAGGCTCCggcgtatgtacaccgcCGGCTGCGCCGTgacggcggcggcggagctcagctgcgccgcctcctccCCCTGCTGGTGCGAGGTCGagaaagacggggaagagcgACTCGCGTTTCCCTGCCGTCGGGAACTGGCGGCTGAAAGCGAGGAAGTTTTTCTTCCGTCGAACCAGTATGAGGACGATGGAGCTGGCTTTGCTGCCACggaggacgcatgcagctgtgGAGACAAACCGAAGAAGCGTCGGGGAGGCGACGGGgagcgagacgcaggcgaggcgCGGTGGTGCTGCGACGGGGACTTTGGTCCGGAAGACGGAAGccgaagcgaggagacaggcgggaCGCGCTTCCGACAGGCGTCTTGCTGCTCGCAGGCCTGTGCCTTCGCTGGAACTTCTTGTTGCAGTCAGCTGTGGCGTCTGGACGGATCGAGGTCGACCTCCTTAAGCCAGAGGCGAGTCTGCAGGAGTGCAGGAGAGTCCTTCGAtctcgaggaaggaaggagcgGTTCACGGAGAGACGGCGATGTGGGCGAAggtgagaggagacgcgactgCGGCGAGGACGCCCCGCACTCGGCGTCTTGTTCAGCTAGCGCGGAAGATGCAAaaaacagcagagacagcagaggaagcggcgACTCGTGCGCTTTCCACGGGCACTGGACACAGCACTCGCGCCAGAGTGGAGGCCCCGCCGTCGAGTACAGTCGATCTGCGGATCATCTTGTGATGACGCGCGAGTCGGGAACTTCCCGCTTCGGCTGTCTAGATACCCACGTGCACGCGCCGTGGAGGGACGCATGCTGCAGGAAGAAATTGGCaaacgcgaaggagaggagtcGCGAGGATAGTCCGCGAGGCGCAGCCTTTCTGGCCGCCGCCTCCAGCCCCTCGCTCTTTGGTTCGGACGACGGGACTGTGTGGCGAGCCAGTGAGACGCGGCGACACCGGTTCCTGAAGTCTGCTTGCGAACGCGCCACCTCCCCCCTGTCTCTGGCGACTCCTTTGCTAGCCGATGCGACTCCTCCCgctctcctgtcttcgtcGCGTCTGCCCCACTGCGAATGTGGGCTGCTGTCGCCGCGCTCGGACGCGCGTACGTACGCCGCAAGAGGCTTCGGGGAGAGTGCGCAACGTCACACTCATCGCTGGAAGGCGGCAAACAACGCAAAGCGGAGCGACGGATGCCGGCCACTGCGTTTGTCGGCCTGCGCCAAGGACGCAGACACCCTTTGCCGTCAGGGGACCGAGCGCGTCGGCGCAGCGGGGCTGACAAACGTCGGAGACTCGGACAGAACCAACCGGCGGGGCgggcgcatgcgcagcaggtgtatatacaccgtGCGGAACAGGTGCCGGAAGCTGTGCAACCGCAGACACCGCGTGGCCAGCAGCTGCGGGCGCTGCAGCTCCGGGAACGAGGGAACTCGGCTTCTGCCGCCCTACGGCAGCAGCAACACCAGCGCGACGCTCGCGGACGAACTGCGACACGAAGGCGATAAAACCGGAGCGAAGGAGTTGCTCGTCTCGGGCGTCCTCATGctcgctctttccttccaCTCGCTCATGGAAGGTGTCACCTTGAGCACGGCGCCGCGCCCGCaactcgtcgccttcgctgtcctCGTGCACAAGGGCCTCGAGAGCTTTGCTCTCGGATCGTCTCTTATGCAGG CGCAGACTCACTCAAAGACGTTCGTCTGGCAGATGCTGTTGTTCGCCTTGATGACTCCAGCCGGAGTGCTTCTCGGCATCGCGACCACTTGGCTGACGCACGCTGGCCGCGAATCTGCGGCTGGAACAGaatcttctgtctcgccttcacACTCTCTGTTGCCGGGTAgtctcgcctcctttcttccgctcCTCCCGGGGTTGCTCACCGGCGTCGGCTCTGGAACCTTCCTGCacgtttcgcttctcgagTGCATTGCGCCGCAGCTCATGAGGTGCCGCGCGGAAGGCAaagcctctcttctgtcggtCATTGCAGCCGTCTGCTTGGGTGCGACACTCATGGTTTTCCTCGCGTAG
- a CDS encoding hypothetical protein (encoded by transcript TGME49_260290~Signal peptide predicted by SignalP 2.0 HMM (probability 1.000) with cleavage site probability 0.540 at residue 41~Predicted trans-membrane domain (TMHMM2.0):20-40) — MKRRKLSSSSALRSSLPSATRALLNLCFLLLVLLLPTSSTSQRALPPLPSGELSEPQLSIASSSPVASPSSLPSSPSSSPAAASSASPASSASVSSFLVRSGPTQREAGEEADRREEDGARGGSPSRALPEGPLLVSGSSHTLLAATEQIVPSMKRSSRLLRQAQPEAEEHEKGENEKGEHEKRTASPDGIFLTSFGADISPSHLQIHTVFSREGDREAGEQAL, encoded by the coding sequence atgaagagacgaaaactgTCTTCGAGCTCAGCTCTCCGGTCTTCCCTCCCAAGCGCCACACGCGCGCTCTTGaatctctgctttctcctgctcGTCCTCCTTCTGCCTACCAGTTCCACTTCTCAGAGAGCtttgcctcctctcccctctggAGAACTGAGTGAGCCTCAGCTTTCCAttgcttcgtcctctcccgtggcttccccctcttctcttccctcttctccttcttcttctccggctgctgcctcctctgcttctccggcttcttctgcctctgtctcctccttcctcgttcggTCCGGACCAACGCAGCGGGAGGccggcgaggaagcagacagaagggaggaagatgGCGCGAGGGGCGGATCGCCTTCGCGCGCTCTCCCTGAGGGTccgcttcttgtctctggCTCCTCGCACACTCTCTTGGCTGCGACAGAGCAGATTGTGCCATCGATGAAGCGGTCGTCACGGCTGCTGCGGCAGGCGCAaccagaggcagaagaacatgagaaaggagaaaacgagaagggagaacacGAGAAACGAACTGCTTCTCCAGACGGCATCTTTCTTACTTCCTTCGGCGCAGACATTTCCCCTTCACACTTGCAAATTCACACTGTGTTCAGTCGCGAAGGAGATCGCGAAGCTGGAGAGCAGGCGCTGTGA
- a CDS encoding hypothetical protein (encoded by transcript TGME49_260280) — translation MGETAGQQRKPREDRERTCTPPAFAVAYLGGRGAGAVVRIEAPPPGKEAGNPFLSLQRRQIREADGQSFRRRQASVPRHQRSSASISVTEDQCLVRLCGGSRALRAISRWLHAPAQQFFSASVPFSPDKLSMSAALSLDRGNPVQTRAPAEEKERKTRTNLDQQPGTGPPFAC, via the coding sequence ATGGGTGAAACGGCAGGTCAGCAGAGGAAACCGCGtgaagacagggagaggaCCTGCACACCGCCTGCGTTCGCTGTTGCATATCTGGGGGGGCGGGGAGCGGGGGCGGTTGTGAGAATCGAAGCTCCGCCGCCAGGCAAGGAGGCGGGGAAtccgtttctgtcgctccagagaagacagatcagagaagcagacgggcAAAGTTTTCGTCGTCGCCAGGCTTCCGTTCCTCGGCACCAACGGAGCAGCGCAAGTATAAGTGTGACCGAGGACCAGTGTCTTGTTCGACTGTGTGGAGGGTCGCGTGCTTTGCGCGCCATTTCTCgctggctgcatgcgcccgcGCAGCAgtttttctccgcttcaGTGCCCTTTTCTCCAGACAAACTCTCTATGTCAGCAGCTTTGTCTCTCGACAGAGGAAACCCTGTACAAACGCGAGCGCCagccgaagaaaaagagaggaaaacgcgaacGAACCTGGACCAGCAACCGGGCACCGGCCCTCCGTTCGCGTGTTGA